GCTGTACCATCCTGTGTTCTGCTCCTAGACATTCCACAGATAAACAAGGCACGCCTGTGAAGTGAAAACCACCTCAGaagactacatcatgaagctcaagGGTTTGGAGAAGAGTCCAGCAGGAGCCTAGGTGTTTCCGGCACGACACAAGAACGCCCAAGGAAGGGATTCCCTGAGCGTTTCATTGACCATCCTGAGTCGTTTTACAAATAGGTACGCTGCCACCTCCCGTTCCAGTACGTTTAACAGGGAAAACAAGGTAGTCATTTGAGCACAGATTATTCTGGTTAATAGACATAGTCGAACCTGGTGTTAAGATCTAAACTGAACCTCACGTCAGATGTAAACAGGATTTTGAAACCCTGAATGCAACCTGGATGTTGAAACCAGAGATGCTTTGTGAAACAGGTGGCCTCAGTTGGATGTATTGAGGGTTTGCAGTTGTCAACAAAGCAAATGGATGTTACCGTGAGTAGTATAAAATATAAGACTTATTTAGGCATTGAACATTCTTTCATATAACTACCagctgtgacacattgaatCTACAATTGAGCTGATCCTTCAATGGTCGAGTGGTGGCACCTAGAAGGAGGCCAGAAACTGGGCTCCAAAAGCACAGTGAATGGGCAGAAGGCAGATGAGACACTGTGAACTCTCGGTGCTAGGCTTCTCTCGACCTGTAGATGAGCCTGCCCTCTGGTTTCATTGCACCACACAGTTGGAGCTTTGGAAGCCTGTAGCTGCTGAGACTGGCATCTCAGGACGTCATGTTCCTTTTTCTGTCTGCACGCGTGGCTTCTTGTCCTTCACCATATCCAGCTGAATTTTGCAGTTCTTCAACTCAGTCCGGTTTTTTAGCAGATCTCTCCGAAGTTCATTGATTTGATTGACCAGAGTGACGTTTGCCTGCGGGGTCAAGAACAGGGTGGGTTTAGGACTCTACTGTATAACCTAGTAGCTAAACAACTGAGGAGCGCAGAAGTCCTGACACACTGAAAAGGGTTTGAACCCAAGTGACCTTTCAAAATGTGTGGTGTGGTGCCTCAGTTGGACCACAACGTCATTTACCTTCATGAGCTTGACTTGTTTCTTCTCATGCTCCTCATCACATTTCGCCAGTCTGGCTTTAAGACAGGTAACCGTCTTCTCCAGGTGCTCACTCTGTCGCCGATATGCCCTCTGGAGATCTTCCAGCTCACTGTTTACCAACTTGGAAACAAGAAGGAAGCATTTGAACTGACCTCCGCAGACCATAAAAGAGCTGCTCACTAACCAGTCACTCACCTCATCACCATGATGCACATACTGGGCAACTATGTGTTTCACACTATCCTTCAACTTCTTCGGCTCCTGGATGAAGCCACCACAGTGGTAGAGGTCAGACTTGAGTCGCTCAAGGTGTATCCGCACTTGTTTTAGCTGGACACAACCGAgaagaagggtttttttttaaatgcttgcaTGTCTTTCTCACTCTAACCCACCAGATTCTCAGCATGCCACGCTCATGTAACATGCTTCACCTATATAAGCCAAAGATCATTTTCATCACAGGCTTCTGAGCCTGAGAgttcttcatttcttctttgttgaaccaaaacattcacacaGTCTAGCACTCCAACCAGGTCAAACCCCTGGGATAAAGTTCTGTGAAGATGTCTGCTCACCTTCTGCTTCTCCCTGTCCATCTCTTGATCtcttgttttcagtttgagcTGCAAGTCATCAATATTTAGCTTCAGGTAAACGTTGCTCTTTTCCATCTGCACcagttcctcctccagctgtagaagtaaaatgataaaataattgcAGCTGTTTCTGAGGTTGGGTATGGCTTTGTGTCTGTTTATGGGAGACAACATGGTGAGTTTAGAGACAGGTGTTGGTGCATGAACTTAACTTCACACCCAGAACCCCTGAGAAGGGATGGAaggattattattgttacataAAACTGACTTATGATGCCCAGATTTCGACCCACAGCACAAACTATTATCTCTGAAAACGGTTACGCTTAACTTGAAGGTCTCATTTATAACACGTTATTAGtacatcataatgcatttataaggcttaATAGAAggtgttatgaatgttcataatcatgtgTGGAAACTTACGTCAATCAAGGTTTATAAAATATAAGTTGTGGATTTAACTTAATATAGTCATAAAGACCCAATTGCCCTTAACCCTAAGCACAGTATAATATTATTAGAAACAAGAGATCACTATTTTTCCAAAGTCTGCACcataaaataatggaaaaacCTTGTCATAAGGTAGCAcacatgattatgaacattcataacatgtACTATAGAGCCTTATGAATGCACTATGGAGTCTTATGAATGcaataataatgcattatagatgaagATGAGCGCTTTAGCCTGAGCTTAACCATAAGCACCACAAGCAAATTGGCCGGCAGAGGGACTGGAAGACAAAGCAGGTCCATATCGGTCCTCATTAGACTCAGTGCTGTTCATTGGCATTTGTATTGATATCTTCTGCGTTTCCTGGTCCAATGGCGTATAGACACACAAAGAAGGCGATCAATCAACATGAGCAGACAAATCAATCCCGTGTCAGTGAGCTGACTAACCCCACCTGCTGGATCCTTTCTTTCTCTGTGAATATCTCTGGAGCTGGACCGGCCTGCTTCTTTAGTTCGTTTAACTGGGAGTCAAGGTTGTAGGTCATCTTCTCCAGTTCATGGTTCTTCTTCTTGAGCTCAGAGATGACTCTTTCCTGTGGACGTGGAGGAGATGCAATCATAACATTCCTAAGTTTTTAACATTTGACAGAATCTAAAATATTTCCCTTAAAAATTGTGCACAAACCAAaccaagtttatttatttatttattttttaaataaaattctgtTCAGAGATttaagataagaaaaaaatatccaATTCTTTAAATACAGCCATAATATTAGCAATATATGAGTCTACTCTCACTGTGCCGAAAACTATGGCTGTCATtagatttaaatatttaatctcAATAAATTGGTCTAAAGCTGAGTAACTTGCAATTAATGTCAAATAAATCCCAcatgttgtatctgttctaaatgtggCATAAAGGAAGCAGTTCTCTGTCCCAGAGcggccaataatgctttcctcatgcaaacatttgtttcctccaacaacccaacagaacAAATACTGTCGTGAACATCCTTTAGAATAACTTCAGAGGTTCTGAAGAGGCacaacaacatgctaacagcagaaCATTGGAAACATTATAGGCCACTCTgatgttgataacatcttcctttaagctacatttactgTAGAACATAAAAGCATACCTGATCTGGCTTGGTCCTCTCATACTCCAGGATCTTCTTCTTCAGAGTTGCGATGTCACAGTCTAGATTACGGATCAGACCCTggagcttctgctgctcctgcctAAGCTGTGCATTCTCCATGCATTTGTCCTGAATCTGTCTCTGCAGATGGTAGATCTGTGATGACAGGCTCAGTCAAGTAAGGAGGGGGAAACAAAACT
Above is a window of Synchiropus splendidus isolate RoL2022-P1 chromosome 6, RoL_Sspl_1.0, whole genome shotgun sequence DNA encoding:
- the LOC128761010 gene encoding cilia- and flagella-associated protein 57-like encodes the protein MESECTECSFKELDESYNQKLLTEHERYEKLQHKYKRMQDDYEAQLRAADYNKSQSLEAQKLIYEAKLQEANQLLEHWQSYSEQGKCEFEEHMRQAEEDADRGLYDVQTMYNKKLQREQESNTRLMKETSIMKQQIYHLQRQIQDKCMENAQLRQEQQKLQGLIRNLDCDIATLKKKILEYERTKPDQERVISELKKKNHELEKMTYNLDSQLNELKKQAGPAPEIFTEKERIQQLEEELVQMEKSNVYLKLNIDDLQLKLKTRDQEMDREKQKLKQVRIHLERLKSDLYHCGGFIQEPKKLKDSVKHIVAQYVHHGDELVNSELEDLQRAYRRQSEHLEKTVTCLKARLAKCDEEHEKKQVKLMKANVTLVNQINELRRDLLKNRTELKNCKIQLDMVKDKKPRVQTEKGT